A window of Acidobacteriota bacterium genomic DNA:
TGACCAGCATGCAGCCGGAGAAGACGTCCTTCCACGGATAGAGGAAGTATTGCGGCGCATCGACCTTGAGAGCGCTGAGCTTTCCGATCTTCCGGCGGGGATACTCGGCCCGTTGCAGGGCCGCTCCGGCCAGGCCGGGGATGCCCTCGACCAGCACGATGCTCACGGCGGTTCCGCCAGCCAGGAGAAAGGCGCGCCGCGAGACGCAAGGCCGGGTTTCCTTGGCTTCCTGAGTCATGGATTCCTCCTTACGGCATGGCCGCGTACGGCGGCAGTTCGGGGGGCTTCATGAGCAGGGGCTCGTCGCTCGAGAGCGATTCCAGGAAGGCCAGCAGGTCCTCCTTTTCCTCGTCCGTGAGCCCCAGTTTCCTGATGAGCGGACTCCTGTTCGCGTCCTGCCCCCCACCTTCGTCATAAAAATCGATAACCTCGTCCAACTCGAAAAATGCGCCGTTGTGCATGTAGGGCGCGGTGTATTTGAGCTCTCTCAGGCTGGGGGTGCGGAACCGCCCCTTATCGGCCTCGCGCTTGGTGGTGTAGAAGAGCCCCAGGTCCCTGTCCGCCTTCCGGTAGACCGATTCGGGAACGCCCCGGATCACGTGCTGATAGCGGAGCGTTATCTGCCTTAAAGGATCCTCCTCGAACGCGGGGTTCTTCGGCACGCCGACGTTGTGGTAGTCCTCATCCGAGAGGAGGGCGCCGTTGTGGCACTGGACGCACCCCGCCTTTCCGCGGAAAAGCGCCAGCCCCCGTTTCGCGCTTTCTGAGAGCGCCTTCTTGTCTCCTTTCATGAAGCGGTCGAACGGCACGTCCTTCGCCTTGGAGACCACCGTGCGCTCGAAGGCCGAGATGGCCCGCCAGGCGTCGTCGATGGTCGGCCAGGGAGTTCCGAACACCTCGCGGAAGCGCCTGACGTATTCGGGGACCTGGCGCAGGCGCTCCTCCATCATCATGGTGTCGCCGTTGCCGGCCACGTTGCCCGTGGCGGCGCTCCGGGCCTGGGCTTCGAGACTCGTAGACTCGCCCGCCCAGAACAGTTTCGCGTAGTAGGCGGAGTTCAGGATGGTCTGGGAGTTCCGCCAGTGCTGCGTGCCCGGATAGCCCCGGCTCAGGTCGCCGCCGTCCCCCCAGCCGCTCTCGGGGCTGTGGCAGGAGGCGCACGAGGTGCTGGCGTCGCCCGAGAGGCGCGCGTCGAAGAAGAGCAGCTTGCCCAGCGCCACCTTGGCGTCCGACATGGGGTTGTCCGCCGGCACCGGAACCGGCGGGAGGGGCCCCAGCGGCGGGAATTTTTTCTCCTGGGCCGCGCCCGCTCCGCCGATCAGAAGGGCGGCGGTGAAGCAGACGGCCATCGTGAAACCCGGGAAGCAATTCTTGATTCGCGCGTTCATGGCCGTCTCCTCAATTATCGCCGAGTTTGCGGATTTCATAGTCGGGAATCTTCGGCTCTTTGGCGGATACCGCCTCGCCCGAGAGGCTCTTCAGGAACGCCACCAGGGCCTTTCGCTCATCGGCCGTGAGGCCCAGGGGCTTGAGCCGGGGACTCTTGTTCGGGCCGCTCCCGCCGCCCTTGTCGTAGAAGGCGACGACGTCCTCGAGCGTGGCGAGCGCGCCGTTGTGCATGTAGGGCGCCGTCTTCGCGACTTCGCGCAGGGTCGGCGTGCGGAACTTGCCGCGGTCGCCCTCTTCTTTGGTCACGACGTAGAGGCCCGGGTCGGCCCTCAAATTCATGAAGTTCGGAACGCCGATGACCTTGTTG
This region includes:
- a CDS encoding c-type cytochrome, whose product is MNARIKNCFPGFTMAVCFTAALLIGGAGAAQEKKFPPLGPLPPVPVPADNPMSDAKVALGKLLFFDARLSGDASTSCASCHSPESGWGDGGDLSRGYPGTQHWRNSQTILNSAYYAKLFWAGESTSLEAQARSAATGNVAGNGDTMMMEERLRQVPEYVRRFREVFGTPWPTIDDAWRAISAFERTVVSKAKDVPFDRFMKGDKKALSESAKRGLALFRGKAGCVQCHNGALLSDEDYHNVGVPKNPAFEEDPLRQITLRYQHVIRGVPESVYRKADRDLGLFYTTKREADKGRFRTPSLRELKYTAPYMHNGAFFELDEVIDFYDEGGGQDANRSPLIRKLGLTDEEKEDLLAFLESLSSDEPLLMKPPELPPYAAMP